One region of Armigeres subalbatus isolate Guangzhou_Male chromosome 3, GZ_Asu_2, whole genome shotgun sequence genomic DNA includes:
- the LOC134225277 gene encoding ADP-ribosylation factor 1 has protein sequence MGNVFANLFKGLFGKKEMRILMVGLDAAGKTTILYKLKLGEIVTTIPTIGFNVETVEYKNISFTVWDVGGQDKIRPLWRHYFQNTQGLIFVVDSNDRERIGEAREELMRMLAEDELRDAVLLIFANKQDLPNAMNAAEITDKLGLHSLRNRNWYIQATCATSGDGLYEGLDWLSNQLKNANR, from the exons ATGGGGAACGTTTTCGCAAATCTGTTCAAAGGACTGTTCGGCAAGAAGGAGATGAGAATATTGATGGTCGGATTGGACGCCGCCGGTAAAACCACAATTCTGTATAAACTAAAATTAGGCGAAATTGTTACAACGATCCCTACCATTG GTTTCAACGTGGAGACTGTAGAATACAAAAACATTAGTTTTACAGTATGGGACGTAGGCGGTCAAGACAAGATCCGGCCTCTGTGGAGGCATTACTTCCAGAACACACAA GGACTTATCTTCGTCGTGGACAGTAACGATCGAGAACGTATCGGAGAAGCCCGCGAAGAACTGATGCGAATGCTGGCGGAAGATGAACTCAGAGATGCCGTTCTACTTATATTCGCCAACAAACAG GATCTACCAAACGCGATGAACGCCGCAGAAATCACCGACAAGCTGGGCCTGCATTCGCTGAGAAACCGCAACTGGTACATCCAGGCGACCTGTGCAACGAGCGGCGACGGTTTGTACGAAGGTCTCGACTGGCTATCCAACCAGCTGAAGAACGCTAACCGTTAA